One stretch of Halobacillus litoralis DNA includes these proteins:
- a CDS encoding PadR family transcriptional regulator has protein sequence MTLRYALLGLLTRKPQTGYELYQTFKQQLIYVWSSTHSQIYKELNRMEEEGWIAFQWIYQEGSPNKKQYTITHEGEKKLVEWIVHEKNQPLKMKDQFLIKASSFSIISKDEAIHLLQEVKQREWEVYVQTEKWKAETFPNTPSHEKTGEFITAEFGIRYAKMYVDWCEWAIEVISHMDE, from the coding sequence ATGACCTTACGATATGCCTTGTTAGGATTATTGACCCGAAAACCGCAGACCGGTTACGAATTGTACCAGACATTCAAACAGCAGCTTATTTATGTGTGGAGTTCCACCCACTCACAAATTTATAAAGAATTGAATCGCATGGAAGAGGAAGGGTGGATTGCTTTTCAATGGATTTATCAGGAAGGAAGTCCAAATAAAAAGCAGTACACGATTACACATGAAGGAGAAAAAAAGCTGGTGGAATGGATTGTGCATGAGAAGAATCAACCGCTTAAAATGAAAGATCAATTTCTAATCAAAGCTTCTTCCTTTTCCATCATTTCTAAAGATGAAGCGATTCATTTATTGCAAGAAGTGAAGCAGCGGGAATGGGAAGTGTACGTCCAGACTGAAAAATGGAAAGCAGAAACATTTCCCAACACGCCGTCTCATGAAAAGACAGGGGAATTCATTACAGCGGAGTTTGGTATTCGTTATGCGAAAATGTATGTGGACTGGTGTGAGTGGGCAATTGAAGTAATCAGCCACATGGACGAGTAA
- a CDS encoding nucleoside deaminase: protein MTYNDEYFMKIAIEQASKSRAEGNEPFGAILVKGKDIVKVAENKVHTHSDPTYHAEIGLIRDFCSENQLFDLNEYTLYTSCEPCVMCSGAMVWSNLGKMVYSVTHDQLARIAGDNIMISCKEVFAKSPLKPIVVEQVLNDEGLKVFDGYTFG, encoded by the coding sequence ATGACGTATAACGATGAATATTTCATGAAAATAGCGATTGAACAAGCATCAAAGTCGAGAGCAGAAGGAAACGAACCGTTTGGCGCCATCCTGGTTAAAGGCAAGGATATTGTAAAAGTTGCTGAGAACAAAGTACATACCCACTCAGACCCTACCTATCATGCAGAAATAGGGCTGATCCGAGATTTCTGTTCAGAGAACCAGCTGTTCGATTTGAATGAATACACCCTGTACACCAGCTGCGAGCCTTGTGTGATGTGTTCAGGTGCCATGGTTTGGTCTAATCTTGGTAAAATGGTATATAGTGTGACACACGATCAATTAGCAAGGATCGCAGGGGACAACATTATGATTTCCTGTAAAGAGGTATTTGCTAAAAGCCCTCTCAAGCCTATAGTAGTAGAACAAGTATTAAATGACGAAGGTCTGAAGGTTTTTGATGGGTACACGTTTGGTTAG
- a CDS encoding NADH:flavin oxidoreductase, translating to MTNQTTTKPLFNTFTSDKLNLPNRTVMAPMTRGFSPGNVPNEEVTAYYRRRAENEVGLIITEGTGIDHPASVSGSSIPVFHGEKALSGWTNVVKEVHEAGGKIAPQLWHVGMTRSKGDLPNEEAMPVGPSGLSLDGEQVNEPLSTEEVEALVESYAKAAADAKRLGFDAIEIHGAHGYLIDQFFWENTNKRTDRYGGDFVERTQFAVEIVEACRREVGEDFPIIFRFSQWKMNDFQAKLVNTPDELERFLQPLVEAGVDIFHCSTRRFWEPEFEGSDLNLAGWTKKLSGKPVISVGSVGLDGVFTDFSGAGTTSLDGLVDKLDREEFDLVAIGRSLLMDPEWVKKVREGRADDLLAFDKEALQKLY from the coding sequence ATGACAAACCAAACAACAACGAAACCTTTATTTAATACGTTTACGAGTGATAAATTAAACCTTCCGAACCGGACTGTGATGGCACCGATGACACGCGGGTTCTCCCCTGGGAACGTTCCTAATGAGGAAGTGACTGCGTATTACCGCCGACGTGCTGAAAATGAAGTCGGTTTGATTATTACAGAAGGAACAGGGATCGACCATCCGGCTTCCGTATCTGGTTCGAGTATTCCTGTGTTTCATGGAGAGAAGGCGTTGAGCGGCTGGACGAATGTAGTGAAAGAAGTACATGAGGCCGGCGGTAAAATTGCTCCGCAGCTATGGCATGTAGGAATGACTCGCAGCAAAGGCGACCTTCCAAATGAAGAGGCAATGCCGGTGGGTCCATCAGGCCTGAGCCTGGATGGAGAGCAAGTGAACGAACCATTATCCACGGAAGAAGTAGAAGCGTTGGTGGAATCCTATGCCAAAGCGGCAGCGGATGCGAAGCGCCTCGGTTTTGATGCGATTGAAATTCATGGAGCTCATGGGTACTTGATCGACCAGTTCTTCTGGGAAAACACCAACAAACGTACCGACCGTTATGGCGGCGATTTCGTTGAGCGCACGCAGTTTGCCGTAGAGATCGTAGAAGCTTGCCGTCGTGAAGTTGGAGAAGATTTCCCGATCATTTTCCGTTTTTCCCAGTGGAAAATGAACGACTTCCAAGCGAAACTGGTCAACACACCAGATGAGCTTGAACGTTTTCTTCAGCCGCTTGTTGAAGCAGGCGTGGACATTTTCCACTGCTCGACCCGCAGGTTCTGGGAGCCTGAGTTTGAAGGTTCCGACTTGAACCTTGCCGGCTGGACGAAGAAACTTTCAGGCAAACCGGTCATTTCTGTAGGATCTGTCGGGCTGGATGGTGTCTTCACGGACTTTTCTGGTGCAGGGACAACAAGTCTTGATGGTTTAGTGGACAAACTGGATCGTGAGGAGTTCGATCTGGTTGCCATCGGCCGTTCTTTATTGATGGATCCTGAGTGGGTGAAGAAAGTCCGTGAAGGTAGAGCGGATGATCTGTTAGCCTTTGATAAAGAAGCGCTGCAGAAACTATATTAA
- a CDS encoding DUF1516 family protein produces MFYSIHASTWLIVVLLFALSMTLKKNTLSKMLLRLTYLVMITTGIVMLVQFQFPVIYIVKGLLALAMIGTMEALLARKRKGESSPFIWVFFVLLLLFVLLIGFNLITF; encoded by the coding sequence ATGTTTTACTCTATACATGCCAGTACATGGCTCATTGTCGTTTTACTTTTCGCTTTGTCTATGACATTAAAAAAGAATACGCTTTCAAAAATGTTGTTAAGATTGACGTATCTCGTCATGATTACTACAGGGATCGTGATGCTCGTACAATTCCAATTTCCCGTTATTTATATTGTTAAAGGCTTGTTAGCTCTAGCGATGATCGGAACCATGGAAGCCCTGCTTGCTAGAAAGAGAAAAGGTGAATCTTCTCCTTTCATTTGGGTCTTCTTCGTTCTTTTGCTTCTATTCGTTCTGCTCATCGGTTTTAATTTGATTACATTTTAA
- a CDS encoding aldo/keto reductase: MKKVKLGRSDVEATRIALGTWAIGGTGWGGTDEEQSIQTIKTAIDKGVTTIDTAPAYGQGLSEELIGRAIAQADVKREDLVLATKAGIDFTDDGNYRDSRPAHLEEELQASLDRLQTHYIDLYQIHWPDTDESIEKTAKKMKEFYEQGKIRAIGVSNFSPEQMDEWQKYAPIHTSQMHLNMLQRYLIEWFEYCQNHEISTLSWGSLAHGMLTGKYSKDASFPDDDLRSNIELFQGDRFPSLIDAVEELQRFAEKRDRNIIQLSIRWLLDHKPGADVALWGARKPSQLEGVTETDGFQLTSDELRDIDDILYNHVDDLENGTLKEYGPPVRSEL; encoded by the coding sequence ATGAAAAAAGTAAAATTAGGACGCAGTGACGTCGAAGCCACACGCATTGCCCTCGGTACATGGGCCATCGGCGGTACCGGGTGGGGCGGTACAGATGAAGAGCAATCGATTCAAACGATAAAAACAGCGATAGATAAAGGTGTGACCACGATCGATACCGCACCCGCCTATGGGCAGGGACTATCGGAAGAATTGATTGGCAGAGCTATTGCACAGGCAGATGTAAAGCGAGAGGATCTTGTCCTTGCAACGAAAGCAGGGATCGATTTCACGGATGACGGAAACTATCGTGATAGTAGACCTGCTCATTTGGAAGAAGAACTGCAGGCAAGCCTGGATCGCCTGCAGACCCACTATATTGACTTATATCAAATTCATTGGCCGGACACCGATGAATCCATTGAAAAGACGGCAAAAAAGATGAAAGAGTTTTATGAACAAGGAAAGATCCGTGCGATAGGCGTAAGTAATTTCAGCCCTGAACAAATGGATGAGTGGCAGAAATACGCACCAATTCATACTTCGCAGATGCATTTGAATATGCTGCAGCGTTACTTAATCGAGTGGTTTGAATATTGTCAAAACCATGAGATTTCCACATTGTCATGGGGGTCCCTTGCGCACGGCATGCTGACAGGAAAGTATTCCAAAGATGCATCGTTCCCGGATGATGACCTCAGGAGCAATATCGAATTGTTCCAAGGTGATCGATTCCCTAGTTTGATTGACGCGGTGGAGGAACTTCAGCGTTTCGCTGAAAAACGAGACCGTAACATTATTCAACTATCGATCCGATGGCTGCTCGACCATAAACCAGGAGCAGACGTTGCTTTATGGGGGGCACGCAAACCTTCGCAATTGGAAGGTGTCACCGAAACGGATGGATTCCAGTTAACCAGCGATGAGCTGCGTGATATAGATGACATCCTTTACAACCATGTCGATGATCTAGAAAATGGCACGTTAAAAGAATATGGTCCGCCTGTACGTTCGGAATTGTAA
- a CDS encoding MFS transporter has translation MKKTIGLLTLIQFFVYIGFGIIIPVIPELIANMNGSAIHIGWLLAVYSLASFLTARLWGGIADRIGRRKVILIGLLGFTVSFLMFALFINHLAALYVSRMIGGLFAGALYTGSMSYVADITSNENRNKYMGFVGMAIGLGFILGPAIGGLLSEVSIAFPLLYLCRFHGIYLSSNILCSQRV, from the coding sequence ATGAAAAAAACCATTGGCTTGCTCACCCTCATCCAATTTTTCGTGTACATCGGTTTTGGGATCATCATTCCCGTCATTCCAGAATTGATTGCCAATATGAATGGAAGTGCCATACACATCGGCTGGCTGCTTGCGGTGTATTCATTAGCATCCTTTCTAACCGCACGTTTGTGGGGAGGGATTGCAGATCGAATAGGAAGAAGGAAAGTCATTTTAATTGGACTTTTAGGATTTACCGTCAGTTTTCTCATGTTCGCCCTATTCATTAACCATTTGGCTGCTCTCTATGTATCAAGAATGATAGGCGGGCTGTTCGCAGGAGCCTTGTATACAGGAAGCATGTCGTATGTTGCAGACATCACATCAAATGAAAACCGAAACAAATATATGGGTTTTGTAGGAATGGCCATCGGATTAGGTTTTATTCTAGGCCCTGCTATAGGTGGACTGCTGAGCGAAGTAAGTATAGCCTTTCCCCTTTTATATCTCTGCAGGTTTCATGGCATTTACCTTTCTTCTAACATTCTTTGTTCTCAAAGAGTCTAA
- a CDS encoding MFS transporter → MAFTFLLTFFVLKESKPKQAARRQSISIKYQLTGNLVPLFLFTFVTTLLLAGLEGTFQIYQIQKIDITPFEVGLLFMVSGLIDAGIQGGVMQKIKDGTETHWIIMGQVVSAGGLLLMPLSYNLWFAGIFLAIFTAGNALVRTCTLSLITKKSDQQGAATGAIYSLDSLGRVLGPVAFTWIFEMHALATFLTASLLGVLSITLIIAYEKKKPIQMNSI, encoded by the coding sequence ATGGCATTTACCTTTCTTCTAACATTCTTTGTTCTCAAAGAGTCTAAGCCCAAGCAAGCGGCGAGAAGACAGTCAATATCAATCAAATACCAACTTACAGGAAATCTCGTTCCTTTATTTCTATTCACTTTTGTAACGACTCTTCTTTTAGCTGGCCTTGAAGGCACCTTTCAAATCTATCAAATACAGAAAATCGACATTACTCCCTTTGAGGTAGGCTTATTATTTATGGTAAGCGGACTGATCGATGCAGGTATTCAAGGCGGGGTTATGCAAAAGATCAAGGATGGAACAGAGACCCATTGGATCATCATGGGACAGGTGGTGAGTGCCGGAGGATTGCTGCTTATGCCCCTGTCCTATAATCTTTGGTTCGCAGGAATATTTCTTGCGATCTTCACAGCTGGCAATGCTCTGGTCCGAACATGCACCCTTTCTCTCATTACAAAGAAAAGCGATCAGCAAGGAGCGGCTACAGGAGCAATTTATTCTCTCGACAGTCTAGGAAGGGTCCTTGGGCCCGTCGCGTTTACATGGATTTTTGAAATGCATGCACTGGCTACTTTTTTGACGGCGAGTCTACTAGGAGTCTTGAGTATCACTTTAATTATCGCTTATGAAAAAAAGAAACCCATACAGATGAACTCTATATAA
- a CDS encoding ABC1 kinase family protein, translated as MWSRLREIFNTFAKFGLTHILNNFGFRVSKRTHTGTLEDFREGRLLKEALEELGPVFIKLGQFLSLRKDLLSESWRIPLMDLQDQSKPQPFGEVIKTLQQEFNRPHQQWLSDLDPIPLGAASLGQVHQATLATGHKVAIKVKNVKKESMEKDLEVLLFLSKQAEKRSQMAAKFRLVEVIQEFSESLRQELDYKKEGEEMGRLRRNLTGETLTIPHPFMEWTTEHCLTMEYIEGNKLTTAYINHLDQETKKEMAHALSTYHFQQIFIHGHFHADLHPGNLLYHPKNDQVNIIDFGSIGDLSPSVHSTLKRILLSLYHQDSYQLAKVISDFPREGDLNFSRLHNDMDRWLKRYIDLPVQQLSLGEMFYELFELVATYQFEIPSAMFGVGQSLLKLEYTIQILDPDLNLEEVIQPIGEKLVAGEMRNSSLQKDVMSWGFDVRRMFLRSPQHFHSIINKVDEGSLQLKFGLKPEEKHLKRMEKLVNRVVLSVIMLAFSLMISSIFVGLTLSDGISSTHIERLGISMAVVVTTLLCVVIGNMWWRRS; from the coding sequence ATGTGGAGTCGTTTACGAGAGATTTTCAACACCTTTGCTAAATTTGGTTTAACCCATATTTTGAACAATTTCGGCTTTCGTGTTTCTAAAAGAACACATACCGGGACGCTGGAAGATTTCAGAGAGGGACGCCTGTTGAAAGAAGCTTTGGAAGAATTAGGACCGGTATTTATTAAATTAGGTCAGTTTCTAAGTTTGAGGAAAGATTTGTTATCCGAGTCCTGGCGCATTCCTTTAATGGATCTTCAAGATCAATCCAAACCTCAACCATTTGGAGAGGTCATAAAAACGCTGCAACAGGAATTTAACAGGCCGCACCAGCAATGGCTGAGTGATTTAGACCCCATTCCTCTTGGCGCAGCTTCCTTGGGGCAAGTGCATCAAGCGACCCTTGCCACTGGACATAAAGTAGCCATCAAAGTGAAGAATGTAAAAAAAGAATCCATGGAGAAGGATTTAGAAGTGTTATTGTTTTTGTCCAAACAAGCAGAGAAACGTTCCCAAATGGCTGCGAAATTTCGCCTGGTGGAAGTGATTCAAGAGTTTTCCGAGAGTTTGAGACAAGAATTGGATTACAAAAAAGAAGGCGAGGAGATGGGGAGGTTAAGAAGAAATCTCACCGGCGAAACCTTAACCATCCCACATCCTTTTATGGAATGGACAACGGAACATTGCCTTACCATGGAGTATATCGAGGGAAACAAGTTAACGACTGCTTATATTAATCATTTAGATCAAGAAACGAAAAAAGAAATGGCTCATGCTCTATCTACGTATCATTTTCAGCAGATCTTTATTCACGGGCACTTCCATGCGGACTTACATCCTGGGAATTTACTGTATCACCCTAAAAACGACCAAGTGAACATCATAGACTTTGGGAGTATAGGGGATCTGTCACCATCTGTCCATTCCACCTTAAAAAGGATCTTATTGAGTCTATACCATCAGGATTCCTATCAATTGGCTAAGGTGATCAGTGACTTTCCTCGAGAGGGCGATTTGAACTTCTCCCGTCTCCATAACGATATGGACCGGTGGTTAAAGCGTTATATCGATCTTCCTGTCCAACAACTGTCCCTAGGTGAAATGTTTTATGAATTATTTGAACTGGTGGCCACTTATCAATTTGAGATCCCTTCAGCGATGTTTGGGGTCGGACAATCCTTATTAAAACTTGAATACACGATTCAAATCTTAGATCCTGATCTCAACCTCGAAGAAGTAATTCAACCGATCGGGGAAAAACTAGTGGCAGGTGAAATGAGAAATTCTTCCTTACAAAAAGATGTGATGAGCTGGGGGTTTGACGTGCGGCGCATGTTTTTACGTTCCCCTCAACATTTTCATTCAATCATAAATAAGGTTGATGAAGGTTCTTTACAATTGAAGTTTGGTTTGAAGCCCGAAGAAAAACATCTGAAGAGAATGGAAAAATTGGTGAACCGTGTCGTTCTTAGTGTCATTATGTTAGCTTTTTCCTTGATGATCAGTTCCATATTCGTCGGGCTTACTTTAAGCGATGGGATATCCTCCACTCACATCGAGCGTTTAGGCATATCGATGGCGGTGGTTGTTACCACTTTACTCTGTGTAGTGATTGGGAACATGTGGTGGAGAAGAAGTTAA
- a CDS encoding bifunctional cytochrome P450/NADPH--P450 reductase: protein MNHTENLPQPKSYGPLGNLPSIDKEKPVQSFMKHARDLGPIYQIQFPGRVSTFISSARFAAEICDETRFDKKVGPALQKVRAFGGDGLFTSGTEEPNWKKAHNILLPSFSQQAMKGYHDKMLDLASQLIQKWARLNPNEEVDVPDDMTRLTLDTIGLCGFNYRFNSFYREDAHPFIEKMVRALDESMSQTQRLGIQDKLMVRSKRQFKEDIDYMFNLVDQLIEERKQAGDQGEDDLLGHMLKGKDPETGESLDDKNIRFQIITFLIAGHETTSGLLSFAMYYLLKHPDKLQKAYEEVDEVLGDDTPSFKQVKQLKYVRMILNEALRLWPTAPAFSVYAKEDTTLDGEYEVEKGDTFTLLIPELHRDTTVWGDDAEEFNPERFENPASIPYHAYKPFGNGQRACIGQQFALHEATLVLGMVLQHFDLEDHSDYELDIKETLTFKPDGLTMKVKSRREFQGIQTPDVDEKKETKEMPARESHGTPFLVLYGSNMGTSEGVARELADTARHQGFAVTTALLDEWTGNLPKEGATLVVSASYNGNPPDNATSFVQWLTSDEEADLDGVTYAVFGCGDRNWASTYQRVPATIDRKLDAKGAFRLLERGEGDANEDFDGDLEKWEEKLWPALADHFNLDLEEGQTASSPVSMEFVSGTSYTPVARTYDAFTAVVLENKELLESDERSTRHVEVELPSDVTFQEGDHLGVVPENTQVLINRVLDRFGLKGEEYVMLSEGTGRASHLPTGQPVQLLQLLSSYVELQEPATRAQIRALAASNPCPPHKIELEQLVEDENYKREILEKRQTMLELLEAFASCEMEFEQFISLLPALKVRYYSISSSPRVDAHQPSVTVSVVRGEAWSGKGEYEGVASNYLASREIGDKIACFVRTPQSDFQLPEDPETPMILVGPGTGIAPFRGFVQARKVMQQEGTALGEAHLYFGCRHPEQDFLYEEELKEAERLGLIDLHTAFSRQKDGEKVYVQHVMKKNAEAILSLLDQGGRLYICGDGSKMAPEVTDTLVECYRDLNQVSEQEAVSWLDELEKSGRLAKDVWAGS, encoded by the coding sequence ATGAATCATACAGAAAATCTGCCACAACCGAAATCCTACGGACCGCTCGGAAATTTACCGAGCATTGATAAGGAAAAACCCGTCCAGTCATTTATGAAGCATGCCCGGGATCTCGGTCCGATCTATCAAATCCAATTCCCGGGCCGGGTCAGTACATTTATTTCAAGTGCCCGTTTTGCCGCTGAAATCTGTGACGAGACGCGTTTTGATAAAAAAGTAGGGCCAGCCCTCCAAAAGGTTCGTGCCTTTGGTGGAGATGGTTTGTTCACAAGTGGGACGGAAGAACCGAATTGGAAGAAAGCTCATAACATTCTGCTGCCAAGTTTCAGTCAGCAGGCGATGAAAGGCTATCATGATAAAATGCTCGACCTTGCTTCTCAGCTGATCCAAAAATGGGCGAGACTGAATCCGAATGAAGAAGTTGATGTACCTGATGATATGACACGCCTGACGCTCGACACGATCGGTTTGTGTGGGTTCAACTATCGTTTTAATAGTTTCTACCGGGAAGATGCGCATCCTTTCATCGAAAAAATGGTGCGAGCGCTTGATGAATCGATGAGCCAGACGCAGCGACTGGGTATTCAGGACAAGTTGATGGTGCGCTCCAAAAGACAATTTAAAGAAGATATCGATTACATGTTCAATCTTGTCGATCAACTCATCGAGGAACGGAAACAAGCAGGCGACCAGGGGGAGGATGACCTGCTTGGGCATATGCTGAAAGGGAAAGATCCTGAAACAGGAGAATCTCTGGATGATAAAAATATCCGTTTTCAAATCATCACCTTTCTCATTGCGGGACACGAAACGACGAGTGGGCTCCTCTCGTTTGCCATGTATTATCTATTGAAACATCCGGATAAGTTACAGAAGGCGTATGAGGAAGTGGATGAAGTGCTCGGTGATGACACCCCATCCTTTAAACAGGTGAAGCAACTGAAATACGTGCGGATGATTTTAAACGAAGCGTTACGCCTATGGCCGACAGCCCCGGCGTTTTCCGTTTATGCAAAGGAAGATACAACGCTGGATGGTGAATACGAGGTGGAAAAAGGGGATACGTTTACACTGCTAATCCCGGAGCTTCACCGTGACACCACTGTCTGGGGAGACGATGCAGAGGAATTCAATCCAGAGCGTTTTGAAAATCCAGCGAGCATTCCGTATCACGCTTATAAGCCATTTGGAAATGGACAAAGGGCATGTATCGGACAGCAGTTTGCGCTTCATGAAGCGACGCTCGTTCTCGGCATGGTTTTACAGCATTTCGACCTTGAGGATCATTCGGATTATGAATTGGATATCAAAGAAACGTTGACGTTCAAGCCCGATGGTTTGACGATGAAAGTGAAATCGAGAAGAGAATTCCAGGGGATCCAAACGCCAGATGTGGATGAAAAGAAAGAAACGAAGGAAATGCCTGCGCGCGAGTCTCATGGCACACCATTCCTTGTCTTGTACGGATCGAATATGGGAACCTCAGAAGGAGTGGCCCGCGAGCTTGCTGACACCGCCCGTCATCAAGGGTTCGCCGTAACGACGGCCCTGCTTGATGAATGGACGGGGAATCTTCCGAAAGAAGGTGCCACTTTGGTTGTATCGGCATCCTATAATGGCAATCCGCCAGACAACGCGACCTCTTTTGTCCAGTGGCTGACTTCTGATGAGGAAGCGGATCTCGATGGGGTGACCTACGCTGTTTTCGGCTGTGGAGACCGAAATTGGGCGAGCACGTATCAACGAGTTCCGGCAACGATCGATCGCAAGCTCGATGCGAAAGGAGCCTTCCGTCTACTTGAACGAGGAGAAGGAGATGCCAACGAGGATTTTGATGGCGATCTGGAAAAATGGGAAGAAAAGCTTTGGCCGGCGTTAGCTGATCATTTCAACTTGGACTTGGAAGAAGGTCAAACGGCCTCCAGCCCCGTTTCCATGGAATTCGTCAGCGGAACGAGCTACACGCCTGTGGCCCGCACGTATGATGCTTTCACTGCTGTTGTGCTTGAAAACAAAGAGCTGCTAGAGTCTGATGAGCGCAGCACTCGTCACGTGGAGGTTGAACTTCCTTCAGACGTGACTTTCCAGGAAGGGGATCATTTAGGTGTCGTTCCGGAAAATACACAAGTCCTAATCAACAGGGTGCTGGACCGGTTTGGGCTCAAAGGAGAAGAGTATGTGATGTTGAGCGAGGGGACAGGACGCGCGTCCCATCTGCCTACAGGTCAACCGGTTCAACTGCTGCAATTGTTATCGTCTTACGTGGAATTGCAGGAGCCTGCGACGCGGGCACAAATCCGCGCGCTTGCAGCGAGTAACCCCTGCCCGCCTCACAAAATCGAACTCGAACAACTCGTCGAGGATGAAAATTATAAGAGAGAAATTCTCGAGAAACGCCAGACAATGCTGGAGCTGTTAGAAGCGTTCGCGTCCTGTGAAATGGAGTTCGAACAATTCATTTCCCTGCTTCCAGCTTTGAAAGTCCGTTATTATTCGATTTCCAGTTCCCCTCGTGTGGATGCCCATCAACCGAGTGTGACGGTCAGTGTCGTTCGAGGAGAGGCGTGGAGCGGCAAGGGGGAGTACGAAGGTGTAGCTTCGAATTATTTGGCATCAAGAGAAATCGGAGACAAAATCGCCTGTTTCGTCCGTACCCCTCAATCCGACTTCCAACTGCCGGAAGATCCTGAAACTCCGATGATCCTTGTCGGGCCGGGGACTGGAATCGCTCCCTTCCGAGGGTTCGTTCAGGCGCGTAAAGTGATGCAGCAGGAAGGAACAGCGCTTGGTGAAGCCCATCTTTATTTCGGGTGCCGTCACCCGGAACAGGATTTCTTGTACGAAGAGGAACTGAAAGAAGCGGAACGTCTCGGTTTGATTGACCTGCACACGGCTTTTTCACGACAAAAGGATGGAGAAAAGGTGTATGTCCAGCATGTGATGAAGAAAAATGCAGAAGCGATCCTTTCTCTATTAGATCAAGGGGGCCGTCTCTATATTTGTGGGGATGGAAGCAAAATGGCTCCTGAAGTAACGGATACGCTTGTGGAGTGTTACCGTGATCTCAATCAAGTCAGTGAACAGGAAGCTGTTTCGTGGCTGGATGAGCTTGAAAAGTCTGGACGACTGGCGAAAGATGTCTGGGCTGGTTCTTAA
- a CDS encoding MBL fold metallo-hydrolase: MKIDQHGEVTSVLGEVRYGDFAMSVYMFYIDGMLIDTGASRMLEDFKPFFKKTPIELVSLTHPHEDHTGTAKWLQNEWDLPVYIKKEAIPECRVEANLPLYREKLWGKRLPFSPFPFGETVESNQHLYKLIHTPGHEKNHVCLFDEEHGRLFSGDLFLHPKPKVMMDDESVPVMIQSLRKVLQLDFQDMFCQHAGYIKDGKRAMREKLNDLEELSEQVHHLNEKGYTVNEMNVELFPKVPMIVYHSSKEYDSKHMIRSILEGVQTSK; the protein is encoded by the coding sequence ATGAAGATCGACCAGCATGGAGAAGTAACCTCCGTGTTAGGAGAAGTGAGATATGGAGACTTTGCCATGTCCGTTTATATGTTTTACATCGATGGAATGTTGATCGATACGGGGGCTTCACGGATGCTTGAAGATTTCAAGCCTTTCTTTAAGAAAACGCCCATTGAATTGGTCAGCCTCACCCATCCTCATGAAGATCACACAGGAACAGCAAAGTGGCTGCAAAATGAATGGGACCTTCCTGTATATATTAAGAAAGAAGCGATACCTGAATGTAGGGTTGAAGCGAATTTACCTTTATACAGGGAGAAATTATGGGGAAAACGCCTGCCGTTCTCACCTTTCCCATTTGGTGAAACGGTTGAGTCCAATCAACACTTATATAAACTCATACATACTCCAGGACATGAGAAGAATCATGTGTGTTTATTTGATGAGGAGCACGGGAGACTGTTTTCAGGGGATCTGTTTTTACATCCAAAGCCTAAGGTCATGATGGATGATGAATCTGTCCCGGTTATGATTCAATCGCTTAGAAAAGTACTTCAATTGGATTTTCAAGACATGTTCTGCCAACATGCGGGTTACATAAAAGACGGAAAACGGGCCATGAGGGAAAAGCTTAACGATCTAGAAGAGCTGAGTGAACAAGTCCACCACTTGAATGAAAAAGGTTACACCGTGAATGAAATGAACGTTGAATTATTTCCTAAAGTACCGATGATTGTTTATCATTCCAGCAAGGAGTATGATTCAAAACATATGATTCGGTCTATTTTGGAAGGGGTACAAACTAGCAAATGA
- a CDS encoding Fe3+ hydroxamate ABC transporter substrate-binding protein produces the protein MIWDKPQCKYCEKEIKEDEEVFVKMRYPRRKGFTEIKAYLRNEGTFICEECAHEKMKSS, from the coding sequence ATGATCTGGGATAAACCTCAATGCAAGTATTGCGAGAAAGAAATAAAAGAAGATGAAGAGGTTTTTGTGAAGATGCGCTACCCTAGGAGAAAAGGTTTTACAGAAATAAAGGCCTATTTAAGAAATGAAGGGACCTTTATATGTGAGGAATGCGCTCACGAGAAAATGAAATCATCATAA